One Rubidibacter lacunae KORDI 51-2 genomic region harbors:
- a CDS encoding cupin domain-containing protein yields the protein MTTSGNVTVIPVREAFQKCFRSGQISSGNVLDDVFVQTWNGESISLDENASHFFIVLSGDLFVAYEGKEIHLTKTWYGVLPGALRVSGNGSALIVSSLNYISIPLFGGPLEEHGRLRYVDGCTNSLLLAPPVLGEPCLNFLNLPAGTYQTPHTHPTIRVGMIVSGNGGCGTVEERLVFEPGSVFIIPPDTLHSFQTDDENIRIILFHPDSVVGPTHDNQTMLNNTFVEGICAKGLTNLHTRDLQPV from the coding sequence ATGACGACTTCGGGAAATGTGACGGTAATTCCAGTCCGCGAAGCCTTCCAGAAGTGCTTCAGAAGTGGTCAAATCTCCTCTGGCAACGTTCTCGATGATGTTTTTGTGCAAACGTGGAACGGCGAGTCAATCTCACTGGATGAAAATGCAAGTCATTTTTTCATTGTTTTGAGCGGGGATTTGTTTGTAGCTTATGAAGGGAAGGAGATTCATCTCACAAAAACTTGGTACGGGGTATTACCTGGCGCGCTTAGGGTGTCAGGAAATGGCTCTGCTCTCATCGTTTCAAGTTTGAATTACATCAGCATTCCGCTCTTCGGTGGACCACTGGAAGAGCACGGGCGTCTTCGCTATGTCGATGGGTGCACAAATTCGCTTTTGCTCGCTCCGCCGGTGCTTGGAGAACCATGCCTCAACTTCTTGAACCTGCCCGCCGGTACTTATCAGACCCCGCACACCCACCCAACCATTCGCGTCGGCATGATCGTGAGCGGTAACGGTGGTTGCGGGACCGTAGAGGAGCGGTTGGTCTTCGAACCGGGCAGCGTTTTCATCATCCCACCCGACACTCTTCACAGTTTCCAGACCGACGATGAAAATATCCGCATTATCCTCTTCCATCCGGACTCAGTCGTTGGCCCGACGCATGACAATCAGACCATGCTAAACAACACTTTCGTTGAAGGTATCTGCGCCAAAGGTTTGACTAATCTTCACACTCGCGATTTGCAACCAGTATGA
- a CDS encoding GNAT family N-acetyltransferase — protein MKKVTAFQPETPRLTMRQWQESDLPHFAAMNADSRVMEYFPAPLSTEESNALAKRCRERIQNCGWGLWAVELKSTAEFIGFVGLSHAPDVLSFAPCIEIGWRLNYSAWGHGYATEAARAALRVGFEELNLSTIVSFTAIGNRRSRAVMERLGMTRSSTFLHPKVSPSSGLQLHVLYRIAREVGSDTQDSQ, from the coding sequence ATGAAGAAGGTGACTGCATTTCAGCCAGAAACACCTCGTCTAACCATGCGGCAATGGCAAGAGTCCGATCTCCCACATTTCGCAGCAATGAACGCGGACTCACGGGTGATGGAATACTTTCCCGCACCCTTGAGTACGGAGGAGAGTAATGCACTCGCCAAACGTTGTAGGGAACGCATTCAAAATTGCGGGTGGGGACTTTGGGCCGTCGAGCTGAAAAGTACGGCAGAATTTATCGGCTTTGTTGGACTGAGTCATGCACCCGACGTACTCTCCTTCGCACCTTGTATCGAGATCGGCTGGCGGCTGAACTATTCGGCATGGGGACATGGCTATGCTACCGAGGCGGCAAGAGCAGCACTCCGAGTAGGTTTCGAGGAACTGAATCTCAGCACTATCGTATCGTTTACTGCCATTGGTAACAGGCGATCGCGTGCCGTCATGGAGCGCTTGGGCATGACACGATCGAGTACATTTCTTCACCCAAAGGTATCGCCCTCTAGTGGACTCCAACTACACGTGCTCTATCGGATCGCACGCGAGGTTGGCTCTGATACACAGGATTCCCAGTAG
- the ltaE gene encoding low-specificity L-threonine aldolase, whose amino-acid sequence MEQNLELDFRSDTVTKPCLRMREAMFKAEVGDDYYRDDPTVQELERFAADLFGKEAALLTSSGTQSNLIAIMSHCQRGEAFIVGHRSHAYLRELGGAAMIAGVQPQVVHNRADGKLSLEDIKASLFPASILFAPVRLIAVENTIDGMVLPLDYLKDVADLATEHGLQVHTDGARIFNAAAAIGCPVSNIACFSNTVSFCLSKGLGAPVGSVLVGSAQTIEKARRHRQMLGGGMRQAGILAAAGLFALQNNVSRLERDHARAKELADALSNLPGLTVETPQTNIVFCNVDASVQGKFSEFLKKNGIRVSGTPDRQRWVTHLGIDDVALATTANLLTQMQGNCNES is encoded by the coding sequence ATGGAACAGAATCTCGAACTAGATTTCAGAAGCGATACCGTCACCAAACCCTGCTTACGAATGCGAGAGGCCATGTTCAAGGCCGAGGTTGGCGACGACTACTACCGCGATGACCCGACGGTTCAGGAACTAGAGCGTTTCGCCGCCGACCTTTTCGGAAAAGAAGCGGCTCTCTTAACATCTTCGGGCACGCAGTCCAACCTGATTGCCATCATGTCTCACTGTCAGCGCGGCGAGGCCTTTATCGTCGGGCATCGCTCTCATGCCTACCTCCGCGAGTTGGGTGGGGCAGCTATGATTGCTGGAGTGCAGCCGCAAGTTGTCCATAACCGCGCCGATGGCAAATTGAGCCTGGAGGACATCAAAGCTTCTCTTTTTCCGGCCTCTATCTTGTTTGCACCTGTACGGCTGATTGCAGTTGAGAACACCATAGACGGCATGGTTTTGCCGCTGGACTATTTGAAAGACGTCGCCGATCTGGCTACAGAACACGGCTTGCAAGTCCACACAGACGGTGCGCGGATCTTCAATGCCGCCGCCGCAATTGGCTGTCCAGTTTCGAATATTGCCTGCTTCAGCAACACAGTCAGTTTTTGTCTTTCCAAAGGACTTGGTGCACCAGTTGGTTCAGTACTTGTTGGGTCTGCGCAGACGATCGAGAAAGCTCGCAGGCATCGGCAGATGCTCGGCGGTGGAATGAGGCAAGCTGGAATTCTTGCTGCAGCAGGCCTTTTCGCTTTGCAGAACAATGTTTCACGATTAGAGCGCGATCATGCACGTGCCAAAGAGCTTGCAGATGCCTTGTCAAATCTACCCGGACTGACTGTAGAAACTCCCCAAACGAACATAGTGTTCTGCAATGTGGATGCCTCTGTTCAAGGCAAGTTTTCTGAGTTTCTGAAAAAGAACGGCATCCGTGTTTCCGGAACGCCAGATCGTCAGCGTTGGGTCACACATCTTGGAATTGATGACGTTGCCTTAGCCACCACTGCAAACCTCCTCACTCAGATGCAGGGTAACTGCAATGAAAGCTGA
- a CDS encoding type III polyketide synthase, whose translation MVIDFSRKLEPSIEGIATGVPAHVVFQDDAAEFVANIPELKQHEHRIKKIYKNTRIQARHLAINLLTNETLAFSRKRNTIEERMHLFEKFGVPLATEVASKAFLRTLKCTRFLTLDDLKESVGLIVFVTSTGFSAPGIDAKLVKILGLRRDIARIPINFMGCAAAMNGIRAGCNYVRANPSRKALVICLELSSINAVFEDQMNDVIIHSIFGDGCAAVVIGACEGEELSKRQNRFVIRDNFSYLSKNTEDGIILGVRDNGVTCLLSRELPNYIQDNVGSIINNYLESRNLTKANIDLWVVHPGGTKIVENAQVSLGLSDRQVAHSWEILAQYGNTLSCASLFVIDRMLSRIGSTEANSDGSNEVNEKNFLDGRKTSLGIAFSFSPGVGIEGLLFEMF comes from the coding sequence ATGGTAATTGACTTTTCCCGAAAACTCGAACCCTCGATTGAAGGTATTGCCACCGGTGTACCAGCCCATGTTGTTTTTCAGGATGATGCTGCAGAATTTGTGGCAAATATCCCCGAACTAAAACAGCATGAACACCGCATAAAAAAGATATATAAAAATACACGAATTCAAGCTAGACATTTGGCAATCAACTTGTTGACTAATGAAACATTAGCCTTCAGTCGAAAACGAAATACTATTGAAGAGAGGATGCACTTGTTTGAAAAATTCGGGGTGCCGTTGGCTACCGAAGTAGCAAGTAAAGCCTTTTTAAGAACTTTAAAATGCACTCGCTTTCTCACTTTGGATGACCTTAAAGAAAGTGTTGGTTTGATTGTTTTTGTTACCAGTACGGGCTTCTCCGCACCTGGCATAGATGCCAAACTCGTCAAAATTTTAGGACTAAGACGCGATATTGCTAGGATACCCATTAATTTTATGGGCTGTGCTGCGGCAATGAATGGAATTAGGGCAGGCTGTAACTACGTTCGAGCAAATCCGAGCCGTAAAGCATTAGTTATTTGCCTCGAGTTAAGCTCTATCAACGCTGTTTTTGAAGACCAGATGAATGATGTGATAATTCATAGTATCTTTGGGGATGGTTGCGCTGCCGTAGTCATTGGAGCATGTGAGGGAGAAGAATTAAGCAAAAGACAAAATCGATTCGTTATTCGAGACAACTTTAGCTATCTATCTAAGAATACAGAGGATGGAATTATTCTAGGGGTTAGGGATAACGGTGTTACTTGCTTACTCTCTCGCGAGTTGCCAAATTATATTCAAGACAACGTGGGAAGCATCATCAACAATTATCTGGAAAGCCGTAATCTCACAAAAGCAAATATTGATTTGTGGGTTGTCCACCCGGGTGGGACTAAGATCGTCGAAAATGCCCAAGTTTCTCTCGGACTTAGCGATCGGCAGGTCGCCCATTCCTGGGAGATCCTCGCTCAGTACGGCAACACGCTAAGCTGTGCAAGTCTATTCGTAATAGACAGAATGCTATCGAGAATAGGCAGCACGGAAGCCAATTCAGACGGTAGCAACGAGGTAAATGAGAAAAACTTTCTAGACGGTCGTAAAACATCATTAGGAATTGCATTTTCCTTTTCCCCAGGGGTTGGTATAGAAGGATTGCTGTTTGAGATGTTTTAG
- a CDS encoding DUF6930 domain-containing protein, giving the protein MTSLHSTTVSRLQRIPQIHSVWEGDRRPIGDLGSAIDADEDRDGECVIWVDGSEGMVRAIDAIEPDSGHEAVVRTLLRAIENPHSNARPARPRKIVVRDREVQFFLRGALQSLGIIVDYAPHLPLIDDLFRGFQENSFARPPHLPTRFAELLPQAARELWQTPPWHFLTDSDILAIDVKQPGIETLYACVMGMLGQEFGVLLYRSLNSLRQFRMAVAEQGSIEHLERAFLHQDCWFLNFEPPEDEEDASGHFTLDELPDHMEPCFGSVHPYEGMRPFLSEEEALPVFLALKALQRFVVQSRQQLVEDPIPAIARRHQIPVPQPDGSEQRLLVTVQTLPDLAAEFAEWLDCGSSDLLDDGENEASECTYFPLHDDLIPEDSYLSIGMVAWELIEMMRASRGRYYQSRDVGAAGEGMPVVLIQTSRPKAKVLIERLQAAGGLDGIGFNPGEVPSSEMVFDLGILRTGDGNLFLFGEFDSDDPTHRQARLHWERRSRKVKGFCALIVASGLTGAARGQPGLREMMAVFEAKALSDRDFGIGVLRTIS; this is encoded by the coding sequence ATGACCAGCCTCCATTCCACAACCGTAAGTCGCCTGCAAAGAATCCCTCAAATCCACAGCGTTTGGGAAGGCGACCGCCGGCCGATTGGAGACCTCGGAAGTGCTATTGATGCCGACGAAGACCGCGATGGTGAATGCGTGATTTGGGTGGACGGTTCTGAAGGGATGGTTCGGGCGATCGATGCGATCGAGCCCGACTCCGGCCACGAAGCCGTCGTGCGAACGCTGTTGCGCGCAATTGAAAATCCTCACAGCAACGCTCGCCCGGCGCGCCCGCGGAAGATCGTCGTACGCGATCGCGAAGTGCAATTTTTCCTGCGCGGAGCCCTGCAAAGTCTTGGAATTATCGTCGACTACGCTCCCCATCTCCCGTTGATTGACGACCTGTTTCGCGGTTTCCAGGAAAACAGTTTCGCCCGTCCGCCGCACCTACCGACCCGCTTCGCCGAACTGCTGCCCCAGGCTGCCCGCGAATTATGGCAAACGCCTCCCTGGCATTTCCTGACTGACAGCGACATCCTGGCAATCGACGTCAAACAGCCGGGCATTGAAACCCTTTACGCTTGCGTGATGGGCATGCTCGGGCAGGAGTTCGGCGTCTTGCTCTACCGCTCGCTGAACTCGTTGCGTCAGTTCCGGATGGCTGTTGCCGAACAGGGTTCGATCGAGCACCTCGAGCGCGCCTTCCTGCATCAAGACTGTTGGTTCTTGAATTTCGAGCCCCCTGAAGACGAGGAGGACGCATCCGGTCACTTCACGCTCGACGAGCTTCCAGACCATATGGAACCTTGCTTCGGTAGCGTCCATCCTTACGAAGGTATGCGACCGTTCCTCAGCGAAGAAGAAGCACTGCCTGTGTTTCTAGCGCTGAAAGCCCTTCAGCGTTTTGTCGTACAATCGCGCCAGCAACTGGTGGAAGACCCAATTCCCGCGATCGCCCGCCGCCACCAGATTCCCGTCCCCCAACCCGACGGTAGCGAGCAGCGATTGTTAGTGACCGTGCAGACTCTGCCCGACCTTGCGGCCGAGTTCGCCGAGTGGTTGGATTGCGGTAGCTCTGATCTATTGGACGACGGCGAGAATGAGGCTTCTGAGTGCACTTATTTTCCCCTGCACGATGACTTGATACCGGAAGATTCGTATCTGAGTATCGGTATGGTGGCATGGGAACTTATTGAAATGATGCGCGCGTCCCGCGGCCGGTACTACCAGTCGCGGGACGTCGGTGCAGCCGGGGAAGGCATGCCCGTCGTACTGATTCAAACCTCGCGGCCCAAAGCCAAAGTATTGATCGAGCGCTTGCAAGCTGCGGGCGGTCTCGACGGCATCGGGTTCAACCCCGGAGAAGTTCCGTCTAGCGAGATGGTATTCGACTTAGGTATTTTGCGAACGGGCGACGGCAACTTATTTCTTTTCGGCGAATTCGATAGCGACGACCCAACTCACCGGCAAGCACGCCTCCATTGGGAGCGGCGATCGCGTAAGGTTAAAGGCTTCTGTGCATTAATCGTTGCGAGTGGTTTGACCGGAGCGGCTCGCGGTCAGCCGGGTCTGCGCGAAATGATGGCGGTGTTCGAAGCCAAAGCCCTGTCGGACAGAGATTTTGGCATTGGCGTGTTGCGCACGATATCCTAG
- a CDS encoding ABC transporter ATP-binding protein has translation MTAVERIDLPEASSESDWRLLLKLIPYARRCRGPLAVSLVLLVPLAVAGAIQPLLIGQAISLLNGEATWVFLRDAGVMVAIRLLGMLLLGTIAVRLVFAAAQGYLVQRVGQEITASIREDLYRHVTSLSASFFDRTPVGKLVTRLTSDVEALGDVFSTGAVGIVSDVANIGVLLVTMFSLQWKLAVMLIGLLLPVAGAIVYFQQQYREANYKSREELSKLNTMLQENVAGINIVQLFRREQYNSDRFRQTNKRFLKQVNRTIFHDSAVSATLEWIALVAIAGVLWLGGSLVLGDAMELGALASFILFAQKLFDPLRQFADKFTLLQSGFTGIERITELLSEPISIRDPDSERRQQLASSPTDARSGEIQFENVWFAYKNNEYILKNLNFKIHPGEKIAFVGPTGAGKSSIIRLLCRLYEPTHGSILVDGIDIRDLPQQELRRHIGVILQESFLFAGSVRDNITLGEPYTLDEVRRAARLTDIDRFVEQLPQDYDTELRSRGTNLSGGQRQLLAFARVAIRDPRVLVLDEATASLDVGTEAQIQAALDRLLVDRTAIVIAHRLSTIRDVDRIFALKRGEIVETGTHEDLLSRDGLYASLYKLQMLGSAA, from the coding sequence ATGACCGCTGTAGAACGCATTGACCTCCCTGAAGCCAGCTCCGAGAGCGACTGGCGTTTGCTGCTAAAACTCATCCCCTACGCACGCCGCTGCCGGGGTCCACTAGCAGTTTCGCTGGTTCTGCTGGTGCCACTAGCTGTAGCGGGTGCCATACAGCCGCTGCTGATCGGCCAGGCTATTTCGTTGCTCAACGGGGAAGCAACGTGGGTTTTTTTGCGCGATGCAGGCGTGATGGTAGCGATCCGCCTCTTGGGAATGTTGCTGCTGGGGACGATCGCAGTCCGGTTGGTATTCGCCGCCGCGCAAGGCTATCTCGTGCAGCGCGTCGGTCAGGAAATCACCGCCAGCATTCGCGAAGATCTATACCGACACGTCACCTCACTCTCGGCAAGCTTCTTCGACCGGACCCCAGTGGGCAAACTCGTAACGCGGTTGACGAGCGACGTAGAAGCGCTCGGTGATGTGTTTTCGACCGGAGCTGTTGGCATCGTCAGCGACGTAGCCAACATCGGTGTCCTCCTCGTGACGATGTTTTCGCTGCAGTGGAAGCTTGCCGTCATGTTGATCGGCCTCCTGCTGCCTGTGGCGGGAGCGATCGTGTATTTTCAGCAACAATACCGCGAGGCGAATTACAAATCGCGCGAAGAACTATCGAAGCTCAACACGATGCTTCAAGAAAATGTTGCAGGCATTAACATCGTGCAGCTGTTCCGACGCGAACAGTACAACAGCGATCGCTTCCGTCAGACGAATAAACGTTTCCTCAAGCAGGTCAATCGCACGATTTTCCACGACTCAGCCGTATCGGCAACGCTGGAGTGGATCGCGCTGGTGGCGATCGCGGGTGTTTTGTGGCTGGGCGGGTCGCTAGTGCTCGGGGACGCAATGGAGTTGGGCGCCCTGGCTAGCTTCATTTTGTTTGCGCAGAAACTATTCGACCCGCTGCGACAGTTTGCCGACAAATTCACCTTGCTGCAATCGGGATTTACCGGCATCGAACGTATCACCGAGCTCCTGAGCGAACCGATCTCGATCCGCGATCCGGATAGCGAGCGCCGCCAACAACTCGCCAGTTCGCCGACGGACGCGCGCAGCGGCGAGATTCAGTTCGAGAACGTTTGGTTCGCCTACAAAAACAACGAATACATCCTCAAGAACCTCAACTTCAAAATCCATCCGGGCGAGAAGATTGCTTTCGTCGGACCGACCGGAGCAGGCAAAAGCTCGATAATCCGACTGTTGTGCCGCCTGTACGAACCCACGCACGGGAGTATTCTCGTTGATGGCATCGACATCCGCGACCTACCCCAACAAGAACTGCGCCGCCACATCGGCGTGATTCTGCAAGAAAGCTTCCTCTTTGCCGGCAGCGTTCGCGACAATATCACCCTAGGTGAACCATACACCCTTGATGAAGTGCGCCGGGCTGCTCGGCTGACCGACATCGATCGCTTCGTGGAACAGCTGCCCCAAGACTACGACACCGAGTTGCGATCTCGCGGCACCAATCTCTCGGGCGGCCAGCGGCAGTTGCTTGCCTTTGCGCGCGTGGCCATCCGCGACCCTCGCGTCCTCGTCCTCGACGAAGCGACGGCCAGCCTTGACGTCGGCACCGAAGCGCAAATCCAAGCCGCCCTCGATCGCCTGCTGGTGGACCGGACGGCGATCGTCATCGCCCACCGCCTCTCCACGATCCGCGACGTCGATCGTATCTTTGCCCTCAAGCGCGGCGAAATTGTTGAAACCGGCACCCATGAAGATCTTCTCTCCCGGGACGGTCTCTATGCCAGCTTGTACAAATTGCAAATGCTTGGCAGCGCTGCTTGA
- a CDS encoding Nif11-like leader peptide family natural product precursor — MSKENVLHFLSEAAKDERIKSQLKFASSHEELAGVGSQAGYEFSPEHVEEALTELKQKPGFFSALAEAVLLLFSPPHDDYPATGVQPFSGDVPSKH, encoded by the coding sequence ATGTCCAAAGAAAATGTACTGCATTTCTTGTCCGAGGCAGCTAAGGACGAGCGGATAAAGTCCCAGTTAAAATTTGCCTCAAGCCATGAAGAGCTGGCTGGAGTAGGTAGTCAAGCAGGGTATGAATTCTCACCAGAGCATGTGGAAGAGGCTCTCACGGAACTAAAGCAAAAGCCAGGTTTCTTTAGCGCTCTTGCTGAAGCAGTCCTCCTCCTCTTTAGCCCTCCCCACGATGACTATCCTGCTACGGGAGTTCAACCGTTTAGCGGTGACGTGCCTTCCAAGCATTAA